The sequence taaatttggTAGTTGTATAcgatttaataattttatgagCTAACATGCTAGCTtacgccttgcaaaagtactcatacAATTTGATTGGATTTAATgttacagaccaacacaaagttggcAGAGCaataattgtgaagcagaacGAAAAGGATACATCATTTTCAAAATTTCACATGGGTTAAGcgttcagatttttctttgctaataTTTGTTGGCAAAGAACAATCTGAATGAGGATCTGTAGTTGGGGTAAAACGCAACTGCAGATCCTCATTCATGTTATTTGCCACGACGTTTGGAAGATTTGATAGTTTTAGAGGCTGAAGCTTAAACTAACAAACATCAAATGAATGATATGGCAACAATGAGCGATTAGCTAAATGTGAATAGTACCAAATAACAGCAATGCTAACATGCTTGTCTTTAGCTTCTTTTTGGCttgtattttgaaataaatattttgtgctAAGTCCCAGTTTTTAAAGCTGGGATTTCACTGTTTATAAGCTGAGTATAGTGACTTACAAAGAAGtcatacattttaacattttgtcatgttacaaccacaaacttccatAGATTTTATGAGGcaaaccagcacaaagtagtacataattgttAAGTAGGATGAAAAGGATAAATGATTTTCAAACAcctttttagaaataaatatatgaTAGGTTTCATGTTTGTACCTCTCCTGTCAATACTGTGTAAAATTCTCTTtccctgcaattacagctgcagtctCGTtgctaaataatttttatgtgtCAACTGGATTccagtttggactttgactaggccattctgacaaataaatgtgctttgatttaaaccatgaCATTGTAACTCTTGGTGTATGTTTATGGTTTTTATGGCCTCTAAGAAGTGTTCTTCCAGATTTAACCTGTGTTTAGCTACATCTGTCTCCtgatcaactctgatcagcatTCTCttagcattatgctgccacaaTAAAAGAGGTATACTCAGGGTGATCATCTGattttaatttactgagatttgGGCAAAAAGTCAGTGAAAAACAATGAGGAAAAACAGGGCAAGAGTTAGGATAACATcgacaaacttttttaacatattttaagatTGATTTTCTCTTTCATTTGGCCATCAATTCAATGAAAAGCAGAAGAAAGATCAAATgattacatttagaaaaaaaactcatttaTTTTGTAGCTTGGCAGAACAGGACCACAGACTGCCACAGGAAAGCCATATGGCCACCACAGATGGCCTTAACTGCACTGTATTATTGCATTAGTTCAGCAGCTAACTGTATCTCTCCTGATGACAATAACTATACACAAGCTatattttattacagttttttcagATAGGCCTATGCAGGGAGATTTCTTCCCTGGCTTATAAAACTCTTCTGTTTATATCTGCAGGAAGCAGACACAGATGAGATCCAGGGCTCTCTGGGCTTCGACGAATTTTGCTCCTTTTACAAGATGATTTCCACACGCAGAGACCTCTACCTGATCATGATCTCCTACAGCAATCAAAAAGAAGTCCTGGATATACACGACCTTGCACGTTTTCTGGAAAACGAACAGAAGGTAAAAATGGATCCGAAAAATCTGACTGAGATGTAATGGGAAAATAAATCCTTAACTTTTCCACCATTTCCCCACCATGTGAACTGGTGTGACATGGTGGTCTCTAAATGTGGTCTATAATGTGGCATTAccatttgtagttttatttgtttacaaaTGTATGCTTTTCCTGCTTCTTGTTTActttattgtacattgtattttatttattttataaagtattgtttttttctatctGAGACCCATTGTTCATTGCGttaaactaattttaaatgtaCTAACATTTCCTCAGTGGAAATATTACATGAAGACAATTACTACAGAAATTGCAAAGAAtgtaattttaatttgaatcaACTCTGCAGATTTCATCAACTGTGGtaataacataaaaaaggaGTGCATTACATAGTTTACATAAACACTTGTTTTAAGGTCTTACTTTAAAATCtgagagtttgtgtttttatttgaaatgtataaaatattcatgtttatttattgcTCTTTGTATTATATCTCGTACTTGTATTTGTCGTCTTCCGCTGCATCCGGGACCAGgtggcgggggcagcagactcagtagagacacccagacttccctctccccagacacctcctccagctccttcggGGGGAGCCcatggcgttcccaggccagctgagagacatagtcccttcagcgTGTGCTGGGCCTcttcccagtgggacatgcctggaacatcACTTCactttcggctcagctctctcttcagcgtccccattactgaaccctgctggagtccaacatggacCTGGAACAGGTCCGaattagtgccggcaatgcagacccaactcctgctccacttttacagagaccggatggcccctaataaaaggcccccgactccgtactcctggagcacagggcaccacgagggacacagttgaatgccctcttcaggtccacaaaacacatgtggactggttgggctaactcccatgaaccctcaagtaccttgtagagggtatagagctggtccagtgttccacggccaggatgaaaaccatactgctcctcctgaagccgaggttcgactatcggccggactctcctctccaataccctggcataggattaccagggaggctgaagagtgTGATTCCCCTATAATTGGAatacaccctccggtcacccttcttatgaagggagaccaccaccccgggctgccagtccaaaggcactgtccctgactgtcacgcaatgttgaagaggcgtgtcaaccatgacagccccacaacatccagagacttgaggtactcagggtggatatcatccacccccaaagccctgccaccatggagctttttaaccacctcggtgacttcagcctggatgatgaaagagtccaaccccaagtccccagcctctgcttccacctgggaatgtgatggcaggattgaggagatccttgaagtactctaTCCACCGCCCGAAAATGTCCCCAGTCGATGTCAGCAGATCCCTACCCCCACTGTAagcagtgttggcaaagcacctCCTGAggtggtagtccttctccatggcttcaccgaactcctcccaggcccgggtttttgcctctgccacagcctgggccgcggcacgcttggcctcacattACCCATCCCACAAGCCAACTACAGGCGGTAGGGCTCCTTCAACctgcggctgaaggtctgaagacacaacaacaaagtctatcattgacctcctgccaaGGGTGTCCAAGTGCCACACCCTTATGcatgaacatggtgttcattatgtaaaacccgtgactagcacagaagtccaataatgaaacatcaCTCgtattcagatcggggaggccattcctcccaatcacgcctttccaggtgtcactgtcgtttcccacacgGGCactgaagtcccccagcagaataatggagtccccggaagGGGAACTATGCATCACCCCTGACACAGAAGCCAgaaaggccaggtactccgcactaccacttggcccaTACgctgaaacgacagtcagagacctgtccgcGATTCATAGGCGCAGccatgcgaccctctcatccacttgggtaaaccccaacatgagactgCTGAGctagggggcaacaagcaaacccaccccagctcgccACCTCTctccgcgggccactccagagttgaagagagtccagcctctcttgAAGAGCTGGTTTCCAGAACCCACTCTGTGCGCGGAGGTGAGCCctactatttctagtcaatgtCTCtcaacctcctgcacaagctcagtcTCCTTCcctcccagcgaggtgacattccacgtctctagagccagcctaagcatcggGCCGTCAAGGCCTCCACCTTTGTCtgctgcccgatcctctttgcatcGGTCTCTCATGGtaccccctgcaggtggtgggcccactgagggatggcctcgcatctctcgttcaggcttggccaGACAGGGTCCCACGAgcagcaacccggccaccagggcaccaggcgctctccgacgagtcccgaccccaggcctggctcctgGGTGGGACCCCGACTCTGACGTACCGGGCAATGTCACATGCCTCAATGTTTTGGTCCTCAGGAAGGCGTCTTGAACCGTTCTTTatctgacccgtcacccagagcctttttgccatgggagaccctaccagggccatttaagccccagacaacatagcctctaggattattcaagcactcaaacctctccaccacgttaaggtggcggttcaaggaggggctttttattatatgttatacgtaaatattttttattaatgacAATTTTTGCATGAATGCAAAAATTACTTTAGCAGTCTTCCTTTTAGtttcaatttttaaaaaaatgcttcaataacaatttattttatcaaaaaacaaacattatttaatagCGTAGTTTGTTTGTCTCTCCTGAACAAATGTACTGTagattttttgtatttcttcttattattgttattttatggcTTTACACACATTTTTCCCACTGTTTTTCTACTAATGCAGGGGGCTGCATGTAATTTGAGCTAAAATCTATGAGAAAAACACATTCCTTTTAGAAAGAACGTTTACTGCTGctgaaatttagaaaaaaaacagtatttacaataaaaacatatgtaCTATATATTAAGATGTCAACACATTGTGTTATGTTCTTTATAGATGCGTGGTCTGACCAGAGAGCATCTAGTCGACATTGTGGCTAAGTTTGAGCCCTGTCCTGAGAACCTACAGCATATGGTGTTGGGTATTGACGGTGGGTGGATGTTGCTTATCAAGTATATGATGAGAGAAAATTAAGCACATTTCGCCACTTAAACAAAGCTTGCCACCAGCGTACAAATACAACTCATGACACTTCAATCTTTCTTCTTAAGGTTTCACCAACTACATGCGAAGTCCTGCAGGCGACATCTTTAACCCTGAGCACAATCAGGTGAACCAGGACATGACGCAGCCTCTcactaattactttattgccaCATCACACAACACCTACCTGACTGGAGACCAGCTGCTCTCTCAGTCAAGGGTGGAAATGTATGCCTATGTTCTGCAGGCAGGCTGTCGCTGTGTGGAGGGTAAGAGACTGCATAATGCATTACAAgtccttgtttttattttgcatgacATTGCAGAGAAGTCAACacctttttgttatttattcccTCTCTTCCAGTGGACTGTTGGGATGGACCAGATGGTGAACCCATTATTCATCATGGCTACACTTTGACATCCAAAATTCTCTTCAAAGACGTTGTTGAAACAATTAACAAATATGCCTTCACTAAGTCACCGTAAGctctgttgtgtctttattatgcTGAATGTGTTCCTGGGTTGTTTCAAAGCCTCAGTATGTCATGTTGGCTCTGCCCCAGGTACCCTGTCATCCTGTCCATAGAGAACCACTGCACTGTGCCCCAGCAGAAGAAGATGGCTGAGTATCTGAAAGAGGTGCTACAAGAAAAATTGGATCTGACTAATGTCAGTGGGCATGAATGCAAGAAGCTGCCTTCACCTGAGATCCTGAAAGGGAAAATTTTAGTcaaggtgcatttttctttatttaattgttCAGACTAAGTGCAGTAAGTTATAAAGTAAAGTGCAAAAAAATGAgtataaatctttatttttcaggGAAAAAAGCTTCCAGCAAACCTTGACCCTGATGCAGAGGAAGGAGACGTATCCGATGAAGACACTGGGAATGAGGAAGAGGATGATAGTGATGATAGTGACAATGATTTACAGGCAAAttaagggatggatggatggatggatggatggatggatggatggacatgttAACAAATAGCATTGAACTGTTTCAGGATGGCAACGGTGCAGAATCAACTAATCAacccaaaaagaagagacggtTTGGCAGATCAATCATAAGGAGCTTTAAAAGAAAGGTGCTTCAGATTCTTTAATCCATATCCTTCagtgtaatgtaaaaaaaacacaaaagcatttCATATTTCCAAAAGCTTAGCTTATCTTTTATGTTctcagagaaaaaagaaaatccgtATGAAGAACAAGACATTGTCTGACGGTGAATCAGACCACAGCAGCAGCCGAGAAAGAGCTCAGATTGTTTACCATCCCAAGTAAGGTCATTGCATTGAGCATCTTATCCATCAaatgtgtttactatctgaagtTACATCTGTGTGCCTACAATGTCTCTTCAGGAAAAGGAAAACCATGAGACTCTCCAGAGCTCTCTCTGACCTAGTCAAGTACACAAAATCTGTCCGTGTGCATGAAATAGAAACTCAAGGTAAAGTCAAAGAGCCTCAAGGTAGCAACATATTTTGCTAAAATTGTCACACTAACTATGTTTTAGGATGCAAGGGGTTGTCATGGTGTTGGAAGACTTGTacattgcttagtttaaaaaagTTCTTTATTCtaaatgatttatcattaaaagacactttcatttatttagtttggtaaactttgatagaagtggtttgaatacttttcataTTTATCTTGAGTGTTTTATGATCTATTAACAGAATTTTTATCTTGCCTAAGAGTTGCATTTGAgtggttgctatgcagactgagcaggaacttgtgtgtgggggtgttctgggaagaggtctgtttgcaCCCCAGCCAATCTTCGTGTCCTTGAGTGCCAGATGTGGACGTGTGTGTGTATCAGTATCTGGAtagaaccagttttattcagtatgacttgtatttgtgaaactgtgtgtggTCACACCCATGATGCTGaaacatgagtgtttttttcctttctttaataaaaagctGGTTCAGTGTGAAGCTCCTCTGAAAGAACGGACTGTCTCCCTGGCCAGTCtaagataactttgactcacTTGTGTCTTCATTCATACCTTCTCTGAAgttatcagtgtgtctaactctgacacaTGGATTTGTGTCTTGCAGGATTTTTGAGCAGCTGGCAGGTATCATCTCTTAACGAGACTGTTGTGAACCAGATATTACAGCTAAAACCTGCCGAGCTGGTGCGTTTCAACCAGCGCCAGCTGCTGAGAGTCTATCCTTCAAACTTCAGAGTGGACTCCAGCAACTTTAACCCGCAGCCATATTGGAACACAGGATGCCATATGGGTAATAGACATAGATCATGTCCTCAAATGCTGTATGATACTACGAAAAGGGCCTGCAGGTTTAATTTGCATGCATTAATCTTTAATTTTAGTTGCAATGAATTACCAAACAGAAGGCCGAATGCTTGAACTTAACAGAGCCAAGTTTTCAAGCAATGGAAACTGCGGATATATTCTGAAGCCTAAATGCATGTGTAAAGGTATGGACAGTGGAGTGTGTACAAACAGCACAATTAATGTACTCATGTATTACATTGTGAAAGAGTGATAAAATGCTGCTGGTTCTTCTCAGCTGCCTTTAACCCAATGATGGAGGATCCCTTGCCAGGACACAAAAAAACTCAGCTAATGCTAAAGATCATTAGTGGACAGCAACTTCCCAAACCCAAAGACTCCATGTTTGGAGACAGAGGAGAGGTAAGAGGCTTAATAGTAGGACAACAATTCTAAGACTCATTATTTATTCACAAAAAAACCAATAgatctgactttattttttgtcagaTAATTGATCCCTTTGTTGAGGTTGAGATCATCGGTCTGCCTGTTGATTGCTCCAAGCAGCAAACCAGAGTGGTTGATGACAATGGTGAGTGCGGAAAATCCAAGTCAAAGTAATTTTATGTCCCtctttattattcttttaacTTTTGTGTCATGCAGGTTTCAATCCAATGTGGGAGGAAACCCTTGTTTTCAGCATCCAAATGCCTCATATCGCCCTGGTGAGGTTCCAGGTCTTTGATCATGATCCTATTGGACGTGATTTCATTGGACAGAGGACGGTGGCTTTCACTAGCATGATGCCAGGTAGGATCTCTGGTCAAATCTTCAGACTTGGAATAGAGTAGAGTTTAAGTCTGGGTATTAAGATGTGACCATTAAGTAAGATTTATTTGCTGTCTGGTTGATGTTTATGGTCATAATCCTGCTAAAATACCCAGTGACAACCCTGTTCAAGTTTTCTGTGAGAGgtcatcagatttttatttaaaacctctTGGTAAAGATTTCCTGATTCTATGCACTATGAAAGGTTTGTAGGACATTTGGAAGAAAACAAGGCCCACAGTATCATATTTCATTCACCTTACTTTACCTGAGATGCTTTCCTACATATTCATTCTTCTCTTTTACATCAGACCTACCTGAAGTGTTTAGGGGATATTTTTTTGGCTGAAAAACGCACCCTGATTGATTCATATTTCACCCCTTTTCCCCTCAATTTAAGCAGATTAACccaatattttcttttcagatttttcaggaGTGCATTTGGAAAAAGAGGGGTAGAagcttatttttaatacaacatgCCTAGACTAATTCTATTTATTTACCCTTCATTTAACTTAGTAAGTTATTAAGAACAAATTCTTATTTACAATAACAACCTTGTAAGTATTCTGATACATTACTAGCAAAAGGTATAtggcatatacaggggttggacaatgaaactgaaacacctgtcattttagtgtgggaggtttcatggctaaattggaccagcttggtagccagtcttcattgattgcacattgcaccagtaagagcagagtattaaggttcaattagcagggtaagagcacagttttgctcaaaatattgaaatgcacacaacattatgggtgacataccagagttcaaaagaggacaaattgttggtgcacgtcttgctggcgcatctgtgaccaacacagcaagtctttgtgatgtatcaagagccacggtatccagggtaatgtcagcataccaccaagaaggacgaaccacatccaacaggattaactgtggacgcaagaggaagctgtctgaaagggatgttcgggtgttaacccggattgtatccagaaaacataaaaccacggctgctcaaatcacggcagaattaaatgtgcacctcaactctcctgtttccatcagaactgtccgtcgggagctccacagggtcaatatacatggctgctataaccaaacctttggtcactcatgccaatgccaaacgtcggtttcaatggtgcaaggagcgcaaatctcgggctgtggacaatgtgaaacatgtattgttctctgatgagtccacctttactgtcttccccacatccgggagagttacggtgtggagaagccccaaagaagcgtaccacccagactgttgcatgcccagagtgaagcatgagggtggatcagtgatggtttgggctgccatatcatggcattcccttggcccaatacttgtgctagatcagcgcgtcactgccaaggactaccgaaccattcttgaggaccatgtgcatccaatggttcaaacattgtatcctgaaggcggtgccatgtatcaggatgacaatgcaccaatacacacagcaagactggttaaagattggtttgatgaacatgaaagtgaagttgaacatctcccatggcctgcacagtaaccagatctaaatattattgagccactttggggtgttttggaggagcgagtcaggaaacgttttcctccaccagtatcacgtagtgacctggtcactatcctgcaagaaaaatggcttaaaatccctctgaccactgtgcaggacttgtatatgtcattcctaagacaaattgacgctgtattggccgcaaaaggaggccctacaccatactaataaattattgtggtctaaaaccaggtgtttcaatttcattgtccaacccctgtataaacaAAAGAACACTAATCTACTGAAGTACTGATAACTTGTTGCCTAAATATGTCAAAATTGTATGTATTTAGAACATTTACTTACATTCCTTTTGTTAATACACCTGTTTTGTTCTTGTCATAATATATTTTACAACACTTTCAAATATCTTTGTTATGGTGGTTATTGTAAAAGTAAGaaatattgtctttttttattctgatttagcAAACATACAGTGTATCCAGAAGGTATTCACAGcacttttgtcacatttcatgcTACAACCTTATACTTAAATGGATTAAATTAAAACGTTCCTCTCATAATTTTCCACTCAATAATGACAAAGGAAAAgttgttagtttattttttttaaatcacattttcatAGATATTATTCCATGTCTTAGTGTTTTGTTGAGGTGCTTTTTAGCAGTAGTCACATCCTCAGCTCTTCCTGGGTATGTAAGATTGCTACACCTGTCTGTTGTTTGGTGTTTTCTACCATTCTTCTCTGCAGATTCTCCCAAGTCCATGCAGGTTGGATAGGCAGTGTTGGTAGACAACCATTTTTAGACCATTCCTGTTGAACTGGATTTGAGCACTGGCTTTGATTAAGCCACTCCTAGACATTCACAGACTGCtcacattgtcctgttggaagatgAATCTTGACTCTAGTCCAGAGTTCCAGAGCACTCTGGAGCAGATTTTCTACATCTAAACGTGCTTCTCCTACGCCCTAAGCTGACAACTCACCCAGTATCAGAAAAAtattcccacaccatgatgctgctagCACCATGCTTCACACTAGAGATGGTGGAATATATGTGATGCTGTTGATACTTTAATTTCACCAGACCAGAAGATTTTGTTTGACATTTGACAACCTCTAGGGTGCTTTCCTGCTAAATTCAGGTGGGCTACCATCAATACTTCCTGGATGCCCATTATTACATCACACACCATCCAACCAGTCAGCTTGcagttatatatttattttcggGGGTTTGTCTTTTATCCATTAGTTCAGTCTGATTTCAGTGGTTCTCCACATGCTACGAAAAAGTCACTTCTGCAAGGCTtcagaaaaatacaatttcaaaTAAGATCTACATGTAAATACACAAATATAATAAGCAGATAACGCTTACAAAATTTTTCTGGAAGAAGATGAAGGACAAATATACTAACCAGTTCGATTGTGTTTGCAGGTTATCGGCATGTCTATCTGGAGGGAATGGCAGAGTCATCCATTTTTGTTCATGTTGGTATTAATGACATGACAGGAAAGGTAGagtactttaaaataaaccttCACAGTACTTATCCTATTCTTTACGTCTTGAATtaaactttatttgtaaaacagatCAAACCTGCTCATGCTATGCATGCAGCTAGAAAACACATCCAAAAAGCAGCTCAGAAGCACATGAGGGCCAACCAAAGGCATCCTTCTGTAGACGTCTCTGTCCTGTCCTCTGAAGATGGACGTGCTCTGTTTTTCTACAAGGATCTGGACACTATGTCTCAGGATAGCAGAAATGGTGAACTGTCTCCGGTTGTAAAAGGCCCAGCAGCCAAAGCTGCCCTTCACAAAGGGATCATGAGTGAGCCTGTGAGACGAGCCTACAAAGTGAAGATCCATGAACCTCCAGAAACACACAGAGGCTTCTTCAGCCGGATGTCCTCCACAGAGTCCCACAACAGCAGTGGGGCAGCTCCCTGTGTGAAAGAGGAAAGTTTTGACCTGGACACTCCTCCACAGCTTTCCTGTGAGATTCCTGCTCCTGATAGCCAACGACAAACTGATCAAAAGGACTCTGAGAATGAATCGGGGCAGCAAAACTGCACTGAGCAATATTCAGTGAAGAGATTTGAACCAGAGCACTCTGAGTTACCAGAGGAGCAGGAACCAGAAGAAGAGAGTGAGGTTTTTATTGAACCTGAACACCCTCCAGAACCTCAGCATGACTCTATCCCCCATTCTCAGACTCCACAGCCACAGGCTGAAGCTAAAATCTCTAAACTTATCCCTCCATCATCCCCCGCCAGGGTCAGACGCACCTTAGAAGCTCCTCCATCCACTCTGCAATCAACCCCGATACGAACGAAAGCCCGGTCACACAGCTGCCCCCGAAAACAGACATTTTCTCCTCAGACGCCAGCTGTGACCCGGAAGCCTGCTCTTCGCTGGCACATGCAGCAAGAGCAGACATATGGCAGCCAGGTGAGACGTATTCCCAACGGCCTCTGCCTGTCAGGCAGCTCATCCAGCAACAGCGACGGCAGCAGCGACAGCCTGGGGTTTGTACCCAGGTGCCCGCCAGCTGGGTCAGAGCAGCAAGAGGGCACCCTGCAGAGGGAGATGAAGGCCCTGTTCGACCAGCGGTTGAAAGAGATTCGTTGTAAATCACCTATCTTTTTTGACGGTGAGTTCCATTcacaacaaaataagaaaacaaaaagaaatcgtATTTACCTTCTTTTAGAAATAAAGACCTGAAAAGTGGGGCCTGCATTTTCATtgagccccctttactctgatacttgCAATAAAATTCTGTGTAACCAAtttcacctaattagtaaatggatTGCACCTagatgtaatttaatctcagaataaatccagctgttctgtgtagggctcagaggtttgttagagaacattagtgaacaaacagcatcatcaaGACCAAGGgaagcagcagacaggtcagggagaaaggtGTGGAGATACTTAAAGCAGagctaggttataaaacaataccccAAGCTTTGAATtttccaaaaatggaaagtgtAATACATGACTGCAAAACTACATaatctaaacatccatctaaactgacaggatgGGCAAAAGGTGCAGGCAAGAGGCCCATGCTAGCTTTGCAGGAgcttcagagatccacagctcaccAGGATAATTACTGAATGGGGCACAGCAAACACACAGAAGAAGGTGCTGTGGCCACATGAGACCCAAATTGAACTTGTAGGCAAAATGCTCTGTGTGTAGGGTAAAACAAATACCACTTAGCACCATTAAAATGCCATTCCCActctgaaacatggtagtgtcagcatcatgctgtggggttgaaAAAGCTAGTCTGATTTGATGGGAAGGCAGATGCAGCTAGAAACAAGCCAGTcctaaagaaaacctgtttagatgctgcaaaagacttgatacTTGGGgc comes from Girardinichthys multiradiatus isolate DD_20200921_A chromosome 20, DD_fGirMul_XY1, whole genome shotgun sequence and encodes:
- the plch2b gene encoding 1-phosphatidylinositol 4,5-bisphosphate phosphodiesterase eta-2 isoform X3, whose translation is MGQESRCQMYGSEMNNGPSAMAPPSLGQSSSPPLSSRSPKKTTFQSLGSISSGMFSPSLAKRSAHEAKCTSNQVNSPTHSIMSSPKLWQKTSVSRLAEEFFWIGGSVVAQPKWRLGQIVSIDSIHEVCEGKKSEIFRRYAENRFDPNCCFSIYYGDRVKSLDLVSNNAEDVRTWINGLKYLMAGISDEDSLARRQRTRDQWLQQTFSEADKNGDGTLSIGEVHQLLHKLNVNLPKQKVRDMFQEADTDEIQGSLGFDEFCSFYKMISTRRDLYLIMISYSNQKEVLDIHDLARFLENEQKMRGLTREHLVDIVAKFEPCPENLQHMVLGIDGFTNYMRSPAGDIFNPEHNQVNQDMTQPLTNYFIATSHNTYLTGDQLLSQSRVEMYAYVLQAGCRCVEVDCWDGPDGEPIIHHGYTLTSKILFKDVVETINKYAFTKSPYPVILSIENHCTVPQQKKMAEYLKEVLQEKLDLTNVSGHECKKLPSPEILKGKILVKGKKLPANLDPDAEEGDVSDEDTGNEEEDDSDDSDNDLQDGNGAESTNQPKKKRRFGRSIIRSFKRKRKKKIRMKNKTLSDGESDHSSSRERAQIVYHPKKRKTMRLSRALSDLVKYTKSVRVHEIETQGFLSSWQVSSLNETVVNQILQLKPAELVRFNQRQLLRVYPSNFRVDSSNFNPQPYWNTGCHMVAMNYQTEGRMLELNRAKFSSNGNCGYILKPKCMCKAAFNPMMEDPLPGHKKTQLMLKIISGQQLPKPKDSMFGDRGEIIDPFVEVEIIGLPVDCSKQQTRVVDDNGFNPMWEETLVFSIQMPHIALVRFQVFDHDPIGRDFIGQRTVAFTSMMPGYRHVYLEGMAESSIFVHVGINDMTGKIKPAHAMHAARKHIQKAAQKHMRANQRHPSVDVSVLSSEDGRALFFYKDLDTMSQDSRNGELSPVVKGPAAKAALHKGIMSEPVRRAYKVKIHEPPETHRGFFSRMSSTESHNSSGAAPCVKEESFDLDTPPQLSCEIPAPDSQRQTDQKDSENESGQQNCTEQYSVKRFEPEHSELPEEQEPEEESEVFIEPEHPPEPQHDSIPHSQTPQPQAEAKISKLIPPSSPARVRRTLEAPPSTLQSTPIRTKARSHSCPRKQTFSPQTPAVTRKPALRWHMQQEQTYGSQVRRIPNGLCLSGSSSSNSDGSSDSLGFVPRCPPAGSEQQEGTLQREMKALFDQRLKEIRCKSPIFFDGEFHSQQNKKTKRNRIYLLLEIKT